From the genome of Brachyhypopomus gauderio isolate BG-103 chromosome 20, BGAUD_0.2, whole genome shotgun sequence, one region includes:
- the LOC143484295 gene encoding uncharacterized protein LOC143484295: MNDVHSQVFSCSVCALSYTAQVYLHKHIKKCHHEELIKSREVKSKNLAPKISFSTPQTSSDTLHSNTPHRQSQKDTREERTHQCSECGKSLTSQSTLHRHQRTHTGEKPYHCSECRKSFTVQCNFYKHQCTHAGEKPYHCSECGKSFTRPSHLHLHQRIHTGEKPYHCSECEMSFSRQCHLSQHQHTHTGEKPYHCSECGKNFKRQSSLQQHQRIHTGEKPYHCLECGKSFTVKSHFHEHQRTHTGVKPYYCSECGKNFITQNDLQKHQVIHTGEKPYQCSDCAKNFNRQSSLKRHQQIHTGAKPFYCSECGKNFNRQFTLQQHQRIHTGEKPYHCSECGKSFTQQSNFRQHRCTHTGEKP; encoded by the coding sequence ATGAATGACGTCCATTCGCAGGTCTTCTCCTGCTCCGTGTGTGCCCTTTCCTACACAGCTCAAGTTTACCTTCACAAACACATTAAGAAATGTCACCATGAGGAATTGATCAAGTCAAGAGAAGTTAAATCTAAGAATTTGGCACCCAAAATAAGCTTCAGTACTCCACAAACATCCTCTGATACTCttcactccaacacacctcacagacaATCACAGAAAGACACAAGAGAGGAGAGAACTCACCAGTGCTCAGAGTGTGGCAAGAGTTTAACTAGTCAGAGTACTCTCCACCGACACCAgcgcactcacacaggagagaagccgtatcactgctcagaatgCAGGAAGAGTTTTACTGTACAGTGTAATTTCTACAAACACCAGTGCACTCAtgcaggagagaagccatatcactgctcagagtgtgggaagagttttactagaccgagtcatctccacctacaccagCGTATTcatacaggagagaagccatatcactgctcagagtgtgagaTGAGTTTCAGTAGACAGTGTCATCTCTCCCAACAccagcacactcacacaggagagaagccctaTCACTGCTCAGAATGTGGAAAGAATTTTAAAAGACAGAGTAGTCTCCAacagcaccagcgcattcacacaggagagaagccgtatcactgcttagagtgtgggaagagtttcacTGTAAAGAGTCATTTTCACGAACACCAGCGCACTCACACAGGAGTGAAGCCgtattactgctcagagtgtgggaagaattTTATTACACAGAATGATCTTCAAAAACACCAGGTCATTCATACAGGAGAGAAGCCTTATCAGTGCTCAGATTGTGCAAAGAATTTTAATAGACAGAGTAGTCTCAAAAGACACCAGCAAATTCACACAGGAGCAAAGCCATTTTATTGCTCAGAATGTGGGAAGAATTTTAATAGACAGTTTACCCTCCAACAACACCAgcgtattcacacaggagagaagccatatcactgctcagagtgcgGGAAGAgctttactcaacagagtaattTCCGCCAACATCGGTgcactcacacaggagaaaagccGTAA